A genome region from Manihot esculenta cultivar AM560-2 chromosome 5, M.esculenta_v8, whole genome shotgun sequence includes the following:
- the LOC110615041 gene encoding transcription factor bHLH93, translating to MELNQHGYLEELLTFRRDTWETMPSFPSEMSELFSSGWSFDCFDDNLAATLPPISFHEDLSSPLDQEFNNYYFNEVSCPFGDEFSTPPLADEFSAPQFTDSSYNTLDSLPFPVQEGTPMSATMEDDQDLGLLPNNVHGLKMQDTCKVEPIQSPEIPVFNIGSCPERKLRGKKLEGQPSKNLMAERRRRKRLNDRLSMLRSIVPKISKMDRTSILGDTIDYVKELLERIQSLQQEIEVGSDQLNMMNILKDTKASDFIVRNSPKFDVERVNESTRIDICCAAKPGLLLSTVNTLEALGLEIQQCVISCFNDFAMQASCSEELEQRRLISSEDVKQALFRSAGYGGRCL from the exons atggagcTCAATCAACATGGCTACTTAGAGGAGCTGCTAACTTTTAGAAGAGACACTTGGGAAACTATGCCGAGTTTTCCTTCAGAAATGAGTGAGCTTTTCTCTAGTGGGTGGAGTTTTGATTGCTTTGATGATAATCTTGCAGCCACACTCCCTCCCATTTCTTTCCATGAAGATTTATCTTCTCCTCTTGATCAAGAATTCAACAATTACTACTTTAATGAAGTTTCCTGCCCGTTTGGCGATGAATTCTCGACGCCCCCACTCGCAGATGAGTTCTCAGCTCCACAGTTTACTGATTCTTCGTATAACACTCTTGACAGCCTGCCGTTTCCTGTTCAAGAAGGCACTCCAATGTCCGCCACAATGGAGGATGATCAGGACCTGGGTCTGCTTCCGAATAATGTTCACGGCTTGAAGATGCAGGATACTTGCAAAGTTGAGCCGATTCAGTCACCTGAGATACCGGTTTTCAATATTGGTTCTTGCCCAGAAAGAAAGTTGAGAGGTAAGAAGTTGGAGGGGCAGCCATCAAAGAATCTAATGGctgagagaagaagaagaaagagattaAATGATCGGCTTTCAATGCTAAGATCAATTGTTCCTAAGATAAGCAAG ATGGACAGAACATCAATTCTGGGAGACACAATAGATTACGTAAAGGAGCTATTAGAGAGAATCCAAAGCTTGCAACAAGAAATCGAAGTGGGTTCCGATCAGTTGAACATGATGAACATTTTGAAGGATACAAAAGCAAGTGACTTCATAGTGAGAAATTCACCAAAG TTTGATGTAGAAAGAGTAAATGAATCAACTCGCATTGATATCTGCTGCGCAGCGAAGCCAGGGCTTTTGTTATCAACAGTAAATACTTTAGAAGCATTAGGCCTTGAGATTCAACAGTGTGTTATTAGCTGCTTCAATGATTTTGCAATGCAAGCTTCTTGTTcagag GAATTGGAACAGAGAAGACTGATAAGTTCTGAAGACGTAAAGCAAGCATTATTCAGAAGTGCAGGATATGGAGGAAGATGCTTATAA
- the LOC110616247 gene encoding uncharacterized protein At5g65660, translating to MENEESTRPSIGFPLGLALLLVMLLFMAGFFTCCLYWDKLRSLLGVSSEEISHAQKPTPPQEESKRNRAESLPVLMPGDQVPRFIAMACPCKPPLPEKITIKVQKPPTFPLPLYL from the exons ATGGAGAATGAAGAATCAACTCGACCCTCCATAGGGTTTCCTCTAGGTTTAGCTCTTTTGCTGGTCATGTTGCTTTTCATGGCTGGATTTTTCACTTGCTGCCTTTACTGGGACAAGCTACGATCCCTTCTTGGAGTTTCATCTGAAGAAATCTCCCATGCCCAGAAACCTACTCCTCCTCAAGAG gaatcaaagagaaatagagcAGAAAGCCTGCCAGTGTTGATGCCAGGGGATCAAGTACCAAGGTTCATAGCAATGGCCTGTCCTTGTAAGCCTCCTTTACCAGAGAAGATCACCATCAAAGTGCAGAAGCCACCAACTTTCCCACTtcctttatatttataa